TGTGGGAGATTGAAAACCTAGCAATGGGAGACCCCAAGACCCCCATGGATACTTGACATGGTAGGGACTTGACAAGGTCAGTAACTACTTAGAGAGGTGGCAGGGGCagaactccagcctgtgtggaGCGGAGAGAGTTTGGTATGGGAATATCTGTAGTGGAGCACAGCCGGGGTGCCCATCCTTCATGGTTAGTCATGCTCCTCTAGGAGACATCAGTCTTACATTGAGTGTCAGACCTGGACAGAGCAGGGTGGTCTTGTCCATGAGATGGGGCCAGTCTGGCCATGCTTGCTTGCCACTCTGATGCCCAATCAGAGTGCTTCCCTGGGGCCCTCCTCCTAGCTCCTTCACTGGTAGGCTGTACCTGACCATTGGACAGCTTCAGCAGACTGGTCCCAAGCCACCTGCTACAGCATTCCCCCACCGCTTTGATGGCTTCTATTTACCGTGATATTTTCATTGCTTTGCCAGCACTCATGAGCAGATTTTCTCTCCAATCTTCTGCCTTTGCATTGATGTACACATACCCTGCCACCTCACTGCTACCACACCAATGGCTCACCATTGCTGATGCAGGGACATCTTTTTGCACTGCCACCAATGACACAAACAAGCCCATGGATGCTGGCAGCCCTGCCCATGCCATGCCACTGCCACCATTAGTGCAAGTGTGTGCACAGAAGCCAGCAACCCTCCCTAACCAGTTCCCCACCCTCACCATGCCCCCGAGTACATGCAGGAATGCTGACACCCTCATCCCACCAGTGCTGTATTCCAGCTGACATATGGGTGCCCTGCCGTGCTGCTGGCACACACAAGTGAGCATGGATCCCATTGCCACTACCCCAGTGAAGAGCTTTGGCCAGCACTATTTGTGGGACTGTTGTGACCAACAGACTGGGAACCCCTCAACCCCTCCAGCACAGCAGTTTCCTAACATCAATGGGGTTAGGAAACAAAGCAGGGAACCTGGTACTAGCCACCCAGATTAGGGTATGCAGCCCAGGACTGCTGATAAATGAAACCAGGTGACTGAACCCACCTTATAAAACAATCAAAAccctaagcaaattaaaaaaaaaagacaaaaacacccCATCCAAACGACAACAACTTCAAAGATGAAGGAATATCAGGccacaggaaaaataaagaaccagtgcaagaactccagcaactcaaaaagccagaatgTCTTATTAACTTCAAAACATTGTACTTCTTCCCCAGTAACGATTCTTAACCAGcctgaaatggctgaaatgacacatttagaattcagaatatggataggaaagaaaatcatcaagattcaggagaaagtcGAAACCTAATCCAAGCAATTAaaggaatacaataaaataatccaGAAGCTGAAAGATCAAATGGCCAgtttaagaaagaacaaaactgatctaacagagctgaaaaacttACTTAAAGAACTTCATAATGCAATCACAGCTATTCACAGCAGAATAGAACAAGCTGATGAAAGAATACTGGAACTTGAAGACTGGTTCTCCAAATTAAATCAACCAcacacaaataaagaaaagagaataaaaaagaactcaTAAAACCTCCAAGgaatatgggattatataaagAGATGAAATTTAAGACTCATTGGCATCCCAGAAAGACAGTAACAGAAAGCAGGcaacttgaaaaacatatttcaggatgtCATCCATGAAAAATTTCCCAACCTCACTAGAgagtccaacattcaaattcagaaaatgcagagaactcTTGCAAGGTGCTATATAAGATGACCATCCCTGAGATAATAGTCTTCAGATTCTCcaaagtcaaaatgaaaaaaaaaaaaagtgttaaaagtaggttccaaccaagaattttatattcagccaaactaagcttcataagtgaaagagaaataagatcattcTCAGAAGAGTgaatgctaagggaattcattaccactagaTCTGCcttatttaagttccttaagacagtgctaaatatggaaaggaaagaccatccAGACACCACAAAAACACACCTAAGTACCTAGGCCATTGACAGTATAAAGCAAAAATGTGCAATCAAGTCTGTATGATAAACAGCTAACAATATAATTACAGGATCACACCCACACATAAATATTAACCTTGAAAGTCAACGGGCTAGATGCCCCAATAAAAGGTGCAGAGTAGCAAGTTGGACGAAAAAGAAATACCCAATATTATGCTATCTTCCagagacctatctcacatgcaataACACCTATAAAAACACACTCACACGCAACAGGCCAAAAGTAAAGGATTGGGGAAAAATCTACCGAccaaaaaacagataaaaggaGGAGTTACTAATTTCAGaccaaacagactttaaagcagcaacatttaaaaaaggcaaagaagtgcATTACATCATGTTAAAGAGTTAAATTCAACAAGAatacctaactatcctaaatatatatgcacccaatacaggagcacccaaattcatAAGACAAGTTActagagacctacaaaaagacttagataaCCACACGATAGTGGGAGCCTTCAAAACCTATTTAACAGTATTATACaaatcattgaggcagaaaactaacaaagatattcaggaacTGAACTCAACTGTCAACCAAATGGACGTAACAGATacctacagaattctccacccaaaaaaaacagaatatatatattttttctcatctgcTAATGGATAtagtctaaaattgaccacacaatcaGCCACAAAAGAATTCTCAAcatatctaaaaaaacaaaaatcataccaaccacactCACAGATCATAGTacagtaaaaatagaaatcaatagtAAGAAGATCACTCAAAACCATTCAATtagatgaaaattaaacaacctgtCCCTGAaagacttttgggtaaacaataaaattaaggcagaaatcaagaaattctttgaaactagtgagaacaaagatacagcataccagaatctctggaacacaccTAAAGCAATATTAAAAGGACAGTTAATAGCACTAAACATCCCAAtcgaaaagttagaaagatctcaaattagcaGGCTAACATCatacctagaggaactagaaaaacaagagcaaatcaATCctgaagctagcagaagacaaaaaaataaccaaaatcgaGCTAAACTGAGTAAAACTGAGATGTGAAttacacaatcagaaatgacaaaggagacATTACCTACAACCACACAGGAATATAAAAAGCCCTCAGAGACTAATAAAAACACCTCtatgtacacaaactagaaaacctagaaaaaatgaaaaaatttctgGAAACGTACAACTTCCCAATATCaatccaggaagaagttgaatccctgaacacACCAATAGCAAGTTCCAAACTCGAATCAGTAATTGAAAGCTTACCAAtgaagaaaagcccaggatcagacagattcacagctgaattctaccattgtataaagaagagctggtatcatttctactgaaactattccaaaaagttgAAGAAGAGAgccttctccctaactcattctacaaagccagcatcattctgataccaaaacctggcagaaacacaataaaaaaaaaaaaagaaaacttcaggcctatatctttgatgaacatagatgcaaaaatcctcaataaaatactaatatATCAAATCTGACGGTACACCAAAATGCTAATCCATCATACTTAAGTAGGctgtatccctgggatgcaagtttgattcaacatacacaaattggtgaatgtaattcatcacataaacagaacaaaaaaaaataaacccaaattattatctcaatatatgcaaAGAGGCTTTTAATAGAATTCAACAtgccttcatgttaaaaactctcaataaaataggcATTGAAGGAATATACCTTAAAGTAGTAAAAGCaatatataacaaacccacagccaacataataccgaatgggcaaaagctggaagcattccccttaaaaaccagcataagacaaggatgccctgtctcactcctattcaacatagtatgggaagttctggccagagcaatcaggcaagagaaagaaagaaagggcattcaaatagaacgatgagtttgtgtcctttgtagggacatggatgaacctggaaaccatcattctcagcaaactgacacaagaacagaaaatcaaacactgcacgttctcactcataggtgggtgttgaacaatgagaacacatggacacagggaggggagcatcacatactggggtctgtggggggggaataggggagggacagcaaggggtggggagttggggagagatagcatggggagaaatgccagatacaggtgatggggaggaaggcagcaaaccacactgccatgtgtgtacctatgcaacaatcttacatgttcttcacatgtacccccaaacctaaaatgcaatttaaaaaataataaaaaaaaagaagaggaaagcaaACTATccttgttcacagatgacatgatttaatatctagaaaaccccatagtccaaaagctccttcagctaataaacaactttagcaaagtttcaggatacaaaaaatcaatgtacaaaaataattagcattcctatacaccaacaagaactgagccaagagccaaatcaggaacacgatcacattcacaactgccacaaaaagaataaaatacctaggaatacagctaagatCTACATTgtagatctctacaatgagaactataaaacacttctcaaagaaatcagagatgacctaaacaaatgaaaaaatattccatactcATGAATAGGAAAAATCgctatcattaaaatgaccataccgCCCACAGTAATTTATGGATTAAATGCTATTCCCAACAAACTACCAAAGACAtacttcacagaactagaaaacactattttaaaattaactcaaaaccaaaaaagagcccaaatagccaaggcaattttaagcaaaaagaacaaagctggaggcattatgttactcaacttcaaattatgctacatggctacagtaaccaaaacagcatggtattggtacaagaacagacacatagaccaatggaacagaatagggagccCAGAACAGAATAGAGGGCCACGCCCCAccaatcatctgatcttcaacaaagctggaaaaaaaaaagcagtcgaTAAAGGACCCCCTATTTAGTAAAAGGTGTTGGGATAGCtagttagccatatgcagaagattgaaactggaacccttccttacaccatatgcaaaaatcaactcaagatggattaaagactcacatgtaaaactcaaaactataaaaactctgaaagacaaccttggcaataccattctggacacaggaaCTGGCAAAGGTgtcatgatgaagacaccaaaagcaatgacaccaaaagcaaaaatcagcaaataggatttaattaaactgaagagcttccacacagcaaaataaactatcaacagagtaaacatacGACCTGCAGAATGGAAGGAAATTTTTGCAAAAATGCATTGGACAAAGGTCTAATAGCCAggatctgtaaggaacttaaacaaatgtataagaaaaaaaaagcataaccCCATTAAAACAtagggacatgaacagacacttttctaaagaagacatacatgtggccaacaagtatatgaaaaaatgctgaacaccactaatcattagagaaatggaaattgaaaccacaatgagataccactcacaccagtcagaacgtCTATTAtcacaaagtgaaaagacagatgCTGGTAAAGGTTGTGGAAGAAAGAGAGCATTCCCACTTATACacggctggtgggaatgtaaatcagttcagacactatggaaagcaatttggtgatttctcaaagaactcaaagaagGATTACTATTCAACCTAGAAAACTTATTATTGAGTATATagacaaaggaatataaattattctaccataaaaacacatCCATGTGTATAATCTTCACAACAccattcacaatagaaaagacatggaatcgaccTAAAGGTCCACAAACAGTAGACTGTTTAAAGACAATACGTTGAATatatagagtctcactccgtcaccaggcaccaggctggagggcagtggcgcgacctcggctcactgcagcctcagtggAGGCCGTTATCTTAAGTGAACTAATactggaacagaaaaacaaatactacatgttcttgCCCATAAGTGAgaactaaacattgagtatacatcaacacaaagaaaggaattcaggtctacttgagggtggagggtggaaagCCAGGGGTTAGTGAGAATCACAGCAATACCAACAGGTACTTGCTTGATGAAACAGCCTGTACAGCAAACCCCTGGACAGGCAAATTACCTATAAAACAAATCTgtgcatgtacccctgaacctaaaataaaagttaaaaaagaaaacacagtgagatatcatctcataccagtcagagtggctatgattaaatatttaaacgtcaaaaaacaacagatgctggtaagaccgcagagaaaaggaaaaactgttggtggaaatgcaaatatttcaaccACGGTGGAGAGCAATtggcgatttctcaaagaactaaaactagaaaGACCATTcaatgcagcaatcccattactgggtatatacccaaaggaaaataaatcattctaccaagaAGACACATACAttcttatgttcattgcagcactatttgccatagcaaagacacggaatcaacctaggtgtccatcaacagtgtatTTGATTACAAATAAattgacacatatacaccatgaaatactacacagctgtaaaaaagaacaaaattatatcctttgcaggaacatgggtgaAGCTAGCaaccattatgctaagtgatTTAATATAGAAACGGAAAATCAAATACattatattctcacttataagtgggagctaaacagaaattctagaaaatagtagggtggggagggatgggggaaagagttaaaaaattaactatcgggtactatgctcactacctgggtgacagaatcaatCATACCTCAAACCTCATCATCACCcaatacacccatgtaacaaacctacacatgtactcTTCTGAATCTAAATTAGAAGGTTAAATTACAACAAAGGGGGGTGGGCAGTGTGTATTAGTAGTCactcataattattattatttttttgagacatctcactgtgttgcccaggctggggagcagtggtgtgatcatggctcgctgcagcctccatctctcagggtctagtgatcctcctacctcagcctcccaaatagctgggactagagatacACACCAGCattccccccacaaaaaaaacatcaaaacatgCCCAACATCAAAAAACTCCATTtgtatagaaaatacaaaaaaaaaataataatttttgtatttttttttgtagaaatggagtttttttgatgttgctcttgctggtcttgagctcctgagctcaagcaaccttcccactggggcctcccaaactgttggaattacaggcatgagccactgcatccagccaccACCCATCTTCCACACACCTTTGTAGGGGTCATTTTCATAACCAGCTCAGACCCCAGGCCAGTAAGTGATGGTGCATCTCTGGGCTGTGAGGCTGCCCTCAGTGAGGTACAGAATACCTGGCTGAGGGCTCCTGGCTCCAGATGCCCTCAAACCTCCCATCCTGGCATCATCCTCCAGGGAACTTGTTCGGTTACGGAACTTGTTCTGTTCCAGAACTCCACAGGAGCTGGAGATCACCATGGGAGGCGCTGCCCTGCTAATTCCAGTCCTTTTCCCTGTCAATGTTCAGCACAGAGACAGTACAGAGGTACACAACAAAGACTCAAAACTCCTGCCATCAAGGAATCAGGTTTCTTGTGAAGAAAGAGCCTGGCAACCCATGAGAGCCAGGCGGTGGGGCAGAGCTTCAGGAGATGTTGGGGTGAGAGCTTACGTATTAGGGAGCAGCCAATGACATCATTCTCAGTAAGTACAGTGTACCCAAACCCCACCAGCTAAGCCTGGAGGGTTATTTTGCCAGAATCCTTGTAATATAACAAACACTTTAATTTCATAATTATCAGatcattctttgaaaaaattatatactgtgtacagcaatgtgaatatatttaaacaaattttctgtttattttgccacaatttaaacacactttacattttatatttagtaaagaAATTTACAGGCAACTACTGAAGTAGGCTGGTTACTGTATCTGTCAACCCTGCTGTATCCTTTATAACACGTGGGCTCTGTAAGCCAGCTTCTGGGAGACATAGTAAACACTCCCAACGTGGCTGCAGAAGTGCCACATTCCCTGTGACACTGCCCTTTGTTCTGTCATATACTCCAAGCCTATGGTGGCATTTGTATGCAGGTTCATACTGTTATGGCTTCTTGatggacttttttcttttgatcatCTAACCTGCATTTGCATTGCTGTACCGTGCATGCTGTCAGTCCAAGATCAAATCATGCACCAAGTCACGACTGCAATAAGAACATTCTTTTCCTTGCTCTTTGACTAGTGATGTATGTGAGAGAATTGGACAAAAGCCTTTAAATGTCAACTACAGATTCCTGTACTTGGCCATGATACGcttgttggggagtgggggtgagTTTATCCGTCTGTTCTCACTATGGTTGAGAAATCTGACTTGGATAAATGATGGTTCTGtgactcagaaagaaaaatagactcAGTATGAAGATCAAAGAGATGGACAGCACGTGGTGCAGATGGGTAGGATGCTCCAAGTGGGTGACGAGAGTACAAGGGAGCACCCAGCTGGGGCCCTGGAGAAAGCAGGGGGAGGAAACCGGACTGTGGCTATCTCCAGggcccctgcctgccctccctctgAGCCCCTCTCTGCAGGAATTTCTTGTGCTTTGGCCTCCTTCGTCTGCGTTCCTTGCTGGAGAGATATGCAGGTGCCTCCGGTCATCACAGTGGGGAAAACAGCTCCCAGAATCTGCACTTTGCTGTCAGCCTTGGTGGCAGGGCTGAGCCTGTCCTTCATTCCTTCCCTAGGCTGGGGTCGGGAAGAAATGCCAAATGTGCAAGGTCCAGATGTACCCTCAGCAGAGATAAGGAAAGGAGTTGCCAGTGCAGAACAATTGCCAAGCTAAGCGTACAACTTTGCCATTATCACAGCGCTTTGACTCCATGAGGACAATTTATCCAGGAAGCAACAAGCCTCTGGAGGCTGGATGGATGATGCTACTCCCATCTGAGGAGTGGACAAGTGAGGCccaagaagctcagagaaggtTGAAGATGCAGGACCGGCTCCTGGCATGGCTGGACTGGCTCTCAGGTCTCCAAGGCTAGGAccaaccccacccccactcccaacgCCCTGTACCTCTGAGAGAACTCCAGTGAATTCAAGTGCTGCCAGCTGTTGGAAGGGACAAGGATCTCAGGGGGTGGAACCATGAAATGGCACTTGTCACTCATGACTCAGGGCTGAGAGGGTCAGCCAGAGGGGGTGGGTTGTGCTGCAGGCAGATCTGCTGAGACCCTCTCTTGTGAGCAGCATCCATGGACTCAGAGTCCCACCTGGATGCTCCCTCCGCCCTGCAGGCCTGGGAAGGAAGGGTGTGCACCAGCTCATGGGAGTGTCCTTGTCCCTGGCACATTGTTCTTCATGGTCACCACATCCAAGGTCAGAGCTCAGCACAGGACACACTTACGTACGGCTATGCTCAGGAGAAAGTGACCTAGAGCTGAATGCACAGCGTTGTTTCTGTCCCTAGCCCTCTCCTCTATCCCTGACATCCAGCGGAGTGGGGTTCCTAGGACCATCCCCCAACTTTGCCAAACTTGTATCTCCAGTGGCTGAATCTAGCTGAGAGCACCTGTACTAATCTCCCTCAAGTTCTTTGTCGGGAGGTCGCTCTGCCAGTGGAGCAGGTCCTCAGCTTTAAACAGCAGTGAAGGATGCCCAAGAGCAGCCTTCACCCTCAGCTTCAGAGCCCGAAAGAATCAGGTTGCTCATGCTCAGGCAGGTGGTGTGGATCTTCCTGAGTCCCGTGCAGCCGTGCCGTCTCTTCACCCACAGCCCTTGCTTCCGCCAGCTCCTCCTTTGACCCACTGCTTTTGTTTCCCCACTGCCCTGGTATGTCCAGGGATCACCTTCCATTCACACCTCTTGCACTTCTGGTCTTATATCAGGATCTGATCCTGGGATGCCGAAGGAAGTGGGTGCTCTCCTCTAGCCCACTGAGGCACTAGGGAGCAGTGGTGGTGGGACCTCATGCCCAGCAGACCCTCCCTCCCACTGCTGATCTTTCTAATCCACCCCCATGGTTGCTGCTACTCCTCCTGGACAAGAGATGATTGAAGCAACTTTGTCTGGAGGAGGCAAGGCCACATTTGGGAGGGACAGATTGTAATACAGTGGGGAGTttctgcctgagctcaggagtttaagggtCAGAGCTGTGTGCAGCAGTTTCCTGTGGGAGTTTAACCTGGGAGGGCTGGAGTCAGGGGTCCAGTGCTCTGCACCATGCCGAGTCTGCCACAGAGCTGGGCTCTCTTCTGGGTGCCACTCATGCTTCTCTTTGGCTCCCAGCTCCTGGTGACCTATACCTGGAGTTTCCAAAAGGAAGAGGAGTGGAATGACCAAAAACTAATTGCCGTTTATCTCCCTTTCACCCTGGAGTTTGCCGTGTACACATTCAACCAGCAGAGCAAGGACTGGTATGCCTACAAGCTGGTGCGTGTCCTGGATTCCTGGAAGGAGCAGGTTGGTGACCACGCTGTCTCCTGCCGGGGTGGGGAATGTGTGGTCAGGGCTTAGCAAGGACTCTTGGTTCACCAGCTGGAGTCCGAACTTGTATAAAATACAACCTAGAAAGTTACTTTCGTCTTTATGAAAGatataaattagaatttttttgaGTCTAGGTCTACTCAATACTAGATATATTGGTCAACCTCCATGATTTTTATGGCATCACTTAACTGAAGAATAACCTCAAAATaaggaaaactgagaaaatgagGCAGCAGGTAAGAAAATAGGTCGCACCAAAAATGTCCGCAGAAACTGAgaaacatttcaaagaaattagaaaagagatCATCAGagtaaaagaaagggaagaaagagagacagagagacaggcagataggcagaaagagacagagagagagacagaaagacagagagagctgATAATTCAGAAAGTGAAAAAAGCAGCGCTATCAGCTCCCGCTGCGAGGTCAGTTCTGATTTCCACCTGCTCTGGGCTGCGTGCTGTGTCTACACTCAATGAGTTGAACATTGTGTTACACTCTTCCTCAGTCCATGGTCCTTAATCCTAAAATGTTCTCCTTTTAATGGAATCGGGAATGCAGTCGGGAGTGCACAGTTCACCTGGGCTGTCGGCATGAACAATTAAAATGCCCTCCTAATGCAGCACTTCCGGCTTCGGGGGAGAAGGAGCATTGCTCTTCCTTTGTCAGCACCGAGAGCCTGAAAGCAGGGCAGAAGGACTCGTGCTGCACAGAGCTTAAGTTCTGCAAAGACTCTGTGCAAGGCCCTGGCTGGTTCTCTGCCCCTTGCCCTCTGCTGTGGAGCCTTCCACGTGGCCTCGCAGATGTGGCGAATCTCAGAGGCAGTTTGGGGGCTGGGAGGAATGCCTGGAGCGGGAGGGAGGGTACGGAGTGGAATGAAATAGAATGGAGTGGGAAGGAGAGCAAGGAGGACTTCAGATTGCCTTTGTAATAGGGCAGATGGTGTTTCTTAAAGCCATTGTCCCCAGGGTGTGCGCCTGTGTGTAGTGGGAGCTTTGGGTGGCATTCTTGCATTCTTCTTGCTGGAGGTCAGGTGGATGGTTTGACAGCACGCTGCAGATGAGCCTCCTTCTGTCCCAGGGCTGAGGTTGCCCTGAAAACTCTTGGAGAGCCAACATCCTCCCAAGCATGCAGCGACTGTCCTCTGAAAGTGAAGCTGCAGGATCAGATACCTGCTGAGAGTGAAGCTGGGTCTCATTGCGGAAGACGGGGAGGTGAAGCTGGAGACAGAGGACGCATTCATAGGGTCTGACAGCCTGTGTTTGTCCCAGAACCCACCACGAATACCTGCTCTTTGCTCTTAACTCCTCAATCTGGAGAAGGTCTCCTGGTTTTTACCTCCAGTGAGCTGATGCCAGGTCCATGTACGAGCTCCTTAATGGAGGAGAGTGTTGTGGCCTCTTCCTACGAGGTCACGTCTTCCCAAGGAGTTACCTATGAGCAACTCAAAGAGTGTGTCcattttaatctcttttattCAACAGGGTGATGATAAGATGACATTCTCCATGAATCTGCAACTGGGCCGAACCACATGTGGGAAATTTGAAGACGACATTGACAACTGTCCTTTTCAACAAGGCCCAGAGCTGAACAATGTAAGACAGGGCACCAGCTTCCCGCATGTCCACAGCTGTGGGTGCAGCACGGGGCGTGGTGTGGGTACGGGTGCAGCTGACAAAGAGACTTAGAGGAGTGAGCCCTCAGCGGCCTCCACCAGGCCACTCTGCTTGTGCCTTCATGGGGAGCGCAGAGGGCAGGCAGCCAGGGGTCCCCTTGCAGGCTCCTGGCCAATCTGAGTTTCCCAACCTGCCCTGCCATGCCATTGCAGCTGCCGGTACCCAGGGCACATGGGCTTCAGACTGCTTTTGGCCCCTGGGGTCCTGGTCTTCTAGGCCTGAGTAGAGGCTTCACCTCTCTGGTCTTCCTCCCCAGCCTTCCTCTGCCTTCTGAAGAAAGAGCCTGGTGGGGTTCCAACATCACCTCTCTCTGAGTGTGCGGTTCTCAGGGTCCCCCTATCCTGACCCAGAGCCTGAGGGAGGTGGAAACTGTGGGCGGCcccactgccctccctccctggTCCGGTGCTGGCCCTGGGGACAAGGACATAAGGAACCCTGACACTGTGCACAACACAGCTAGCATGACTTCACCCCCTTATCAGAGGACTGGGTAATAGGTTCTGTAACTGTTTCAATCTGAGCACAGCTCCCTCTGGAATGGAGTGTGCCGTGCTGTTCTTGGGGGATGAAAGACACCAGCCAGCCTGGGTTTCCCCTGGAGGCCGCTGGCTAGGGAGGAGGGTGCCAATACAGGGGTTCCTGGGTCAGGAGGGAGCCACAAATCACCCTGAAAGTCTGGAACAGCCCATAACTCAGGATGAAGGGCCACACTTGGGGACCAGAGCCCAGCCCTGGGAATGGGCAAGACCGAGATGGAGCGTGTGTTGATAGCAGAAGCCACAGGTGTCTGCTTCCCGAGCCCCCACCCACTTTTCCTTCCTGCGCTTGCTCCCTCAGACCCACACCTGCTTCTTCACCATCAGCCTAGAACCCTGGAGAACACATTTTGAACTCTGGAACAAGACATGCTCAGCCGGGCATTCCTGAGTGGGACCCAGCCACGTGCCTGGCCACGTGCTGTCGGCTCCTTTCCAGCACGCCGGCAGGTCCTCAACACGGCCCGGCAGCGCCTGAGCAGCTCTGGGCTCGCACGTTCTCATTTTCCATGTGTTAGATGCTCATGCTCAGGTATTTTAGAAATTCTTCATTGTCTAAGTTGATCATGTAGTATATATCTTAACAATTAGCATTTTAAGAAGCGTTGTGTGCCTTGATTCCGGACGGAGGGCCTGGGCATTTGATGGAGCTATTCTCAGCAAG
This is a stretch of genomic DNA from Saimiri boliviensis isolate mSaiBol1 chromosome 9, mSaiBol1.pri, whole genome shotgun sequence. It encodes these proteins:
- the LOC101051587 gene encoding putative cystatin-9-like protein CST9LP1, with product MPSLPQSWALFWVPLMLLFGSQLLVTYTWSFQKEEEWNDQKLIAVYLPFTLEFAVYTFNQQSKDWYAYKLVRVLDSWKEQGDDKMTFSMNLQLGRTTCGKFEDDIDNCPFQQGPELNNTHTCFFTISLEPWRTHFELWNKTCSAGHS